The Candidatus Manganitrophaceae bacterium genome segment ATTCCAGCAGCGGCTTGCCGATGCCGGGTTTGAAATTGCTTCTGTGGTTCACCCATCGGCTCGAATCAGTCCGTTTTCCCAAGTCGGCGCCGGAAGCGTCGTTTTTGCCAATGCGGTGGTCAATGTAGACGCCATCATCGGAGAAGGAGCCATTATCAATACGGCCGCCACAATCGATCACGATTGCCGACTGGGAAGGGGGGTTCATATTTCACCCGGCGCCCATTTGTCGGGCGGCGTTTCGGTGGGTGAGTTTTCATGGATCGGGATCGGCGGCGTGGTGCGTGAATTGATTTCAATTGGGTCGGACGTCACCGTCGCGGCGGGAGCGGCGGTTGTTGCTGATATACCGGACGGCATTACAGTGATGGGTGTTCCGGCGCGTCCGATGAATAAGAATAAATAGGATTAATTATGTTGAATACCCCTTTTCCCCCTTGGCCGTCATTTACCGAAGAAGAATCCGAGGCGGTTCGTCAAGTTTTGCTTTCCAATAAGGTGAATTATTGGACCGGCAATGAAGGACGCGCTTTTGAGAAAGAGTTCGCGGAACGGCTCGGCTGCAATTACGCGATCGCGCTGGCGAACGGCACGGTGGCCCTGGATCTAGCATTGAAAGTACTTGGCATTGGATCGGGCGATGAGGTGATCGTCACACCCCGTACATTTCTCGCCTCGGCAAGTTGTATCGTGAACGCGGGAGCGACCCCCGTGTTTGCGGACATTGACGCCGATTCTCAGAACATTACAGCAGAGACAATTCGACAGGTCCTGACGCCGCGCACCCGGGCTATTATTTGTGTTCATTTGGCGGGGTGGCCGTGCGAAATGGACAAAATCATGGCATTGGCGAAGGAACGGGGGCTTTATGTGATTGAGGACTGTGCCCAGGCACATGGGGCCAAATATAAAGGGCGCGCAGTTGGGACGATTGGGCACATTGGGGCGTGGTCCTTCTGTCAGGATAAGATCATGAGCACGGGAGGGGAAGGGGGCATGTTGACCACAAACGATGAGGCTTTATGGTCAAAGGCGTGGTCATTTAAGGACCATGGTAAATCTTGGGATGCCGTCTACAATAAACAGCATCCGCCCGGCTTTCGTTGGTTACATGATTCTTTTGGAACGAATTGGCGTTTAACGGAAATGCAATCGGCCATCGGTAGAATTCAGCTCCGCAGGCTAAGCCAGTGGGTGGAAGATAGAAGGCAGAACGCATCCTCATTAACCCAATGTTTTTCTCGTATTCCAGCTCTGCGCGTGGCGCATCCGCCTCCTGAAATAGAACATTCTTATTATAAGTATTATGTTTTTGTTCGCCCGGAAATTCTTAAGAGTGATTGGAATCGCGATAGAGTATTGGAAGCAATCAATGCAGAGGGTATCCCCTGTTTCACCGGAAGTTGCAGCGAAATTTATTTAGAAAAGGCTTTTGATAATAGAATACGACCCAAACAACGATTAAAAGTGGCTAAAGAGCTTGGCGAAACCGCTCTAATGTTTCTGGTCCATCCTACACTGAATGATACGAACATTTTAAACACCTGCCGTGTCGTCGAAAAGGTGATGTTGAGTGCGACCCACACTTCTTATCACCTTACTTCGGTCTGAGCATCGTGGCACAAGATGATTTTGAGTGTGAACGGGGGCCGGATTGCCCTCGTAACTCTTGTGATGGCTAAAGAGTGATTCTCATGGTTCAAAGGTGAATCGAAATAAGTGGAAAGTCGGTTCTGCGGCCCTGATTTTAGGCTTGTTGCTCTATGCCGCTCATCCCTTGTACTTGGCGGGGATCGGTCATTTTTTTATTGTATCCGATGCTCCTACTAAAGCAGATGTCATCCTTGTATTAGCTGGAGGCAATGCGCGAGATGAACGACTCCTTCATGCGATCAAGCTCTGGCACGAGGGATATGCCCCTCAAATCGCATTAAGTGCCGTGTTAGCGGATTGGCAGAATGACGAAGATTTTCCGGCCTGGCGACATGCAATGAAATTAAACATTCTTCCTAAGGAGTCACTCTTTGTTTTAGGGCATAAAGCCGATTCAACCCGCGAGGAGGCGGAGGTTCTTCTTCCTCTGGTCCAAAATTATGGCTTTAAGCGTGTCATCATTGTCACCTCAAATTATCACACCCGGCGTTCGAAGAAAGTTTTCCAGAAACAATGGGCCGGAAGCGGCATCCATGTCGACGTTTCGGCGGCTCCTGACGATCATTTCCATCCAGACGATTGGTGGAAGCATCGTGGAGATAGTAGAACGTTGTTCTTGGAGGCGACTAAAACGTTCTGGTATGCCTTGTTCGAATAGCAGAGTGAAGGTAAGAGGCTCCAGCGGCAATCTTAAAGCAGAAACTCTTATCGATTCATTTTCAAAGGCTGCACTTTTTGTTTCTAGGATGAGGGTTTCATATCGTAAATATCTTAGGTGATCCCACTCGTGCTATCCCCTTTAATATGCTTTTAATTCCGCCTCGTCCAAAAACATCTCTTTATTTGACGTAAATTCCATTCAAGGATATACTCGTCTCGTATTACTAATAGAAATCATAATAAGTATACTTATATAAATTAAGCGCACATTCTGCTGAGTTTGGATCTCAATGGGTTTACGCAGTCTGCTGATGTCTCTTTGCGCCGATGCAAAACAGCCGCATCTGATGGAGGGGAAATATGTCGCTGGCATTTGAGTGCTTCTTAAAAAAAGCCCGGATAAAAGTACGGGTCAAAAGAGCATTTAACTTGGCGCTCTCCATAATAGCGCTCCTTTTGCTGGTTCCTTTATTTCTCCTCACCGCCGTCCTCATCAAATTAACTTCCAAAGGACCCATCTTCTTCAAACAAGAGCGAATCGGAAGGAAATTTCGGCCCTTCCAGATTTATAAATTCCGGACCGTCGAGATTCAAGCCGACGAAGAGGGTCAACCTCGTCTTCAGATTACCCGGGTCGGGCGATTCCTCCGTTCTTGCAAGCTCGATCGGCTTCCTCAGTTACTAAACGTCTTGAAGGGAGAGATGAGCCTGGTCGGCCCGCGGCCCGAGCTCAAAAAGCATGTCGACCTGTTCCGACAAGATTATGAAACCATTTTGACGGTTCGCCCCGGAATGACCGACTTCGCGACCTTTGAAATTCGGGATGTCTCGCTGCTTCTCTCGCAGGCGGAAGACCCCGAAGCCTATTATATCGGGACGGTTTTACCCAAAAAGATCAAATTGGCCAAGCTCTATGTTCTCCAGCGCAGCTTGGCGCTCGATCTGAAGATTCTCTTTACCAGTATCATGACCCTCTTCCTCGGTCTTCCCTTTCCATTCTCGAAAAAAAGGGGAACGCAAAAGAAAACGTTCAAGGAGGTTGCTGAAAAGTACCGGCGGGGAATTATCCTTTCCATCCATGCGGCCGCGATCCTGCTCTCAAGTACCTTGGCCTTCTTGCTCCGCTTTGATGGCGCCATTCCCCAAGAGGAGATGAAGGTGCTCCTGACGACCATTCCGCTGATCCTTTTCTTCCGACTGGCGGCGCTTCAATATTTTGGATTGAATCGAGGGCTCTGGCGCTATGCCAGCATTCAAGATTTAATCGATCTAGGCGGGGCCATTTTCGCCAGCTCGGCCGCGATTTGGGGAACGATGGCGCTCCTTCAAATAAACGGATATCCCCAATCTGTCTTTCTGATCGATGCGATTTTCCTTCTTTTGGCGTTGGCCAGTCTCCGAATCACAAAGCGGGTCTATTCGATTCTCACGCAGATTGAGATCGGAGCGCGACGGGTCTTGATTATCGGGGCCGGTAATGCCGCGGAGATGGTCGCCCGCGACATGATTCAGAATCCCTCCTACAATCGCCAGCCGGTCGCTTTTATCGACGATGATCCTAAGAAAAGGCTCTCGAAAATTCACAACATTCCTGTGATGGGAAACAGCCAAGAGCTTGAGAGGGTGATCGAAAAGGTCCATCCGGACGAGCTCCTGATCGCCATTCCCTCTGCAAGCCAGAAGCGGATTAAAAAAATTATTCAGCAATGCAAGTCGGTCGGGCTTCCAATTAAGATTCTCCCGAGCTTGACCGGGATGCTCGGAGGACGGGTTTCCATCAGCGACATTCGAAATCTCGACATCGAGGATTTAATCGGAAGATCTGAAATTGAAATCTATGATCCCCAGGTCGAGGTGAAGATCAAAGGGAGAAGAATCCTGGTAACGGGGGCCGGCGGCTCAATCGGGTCCGAGCTGTGTCGCCAGGTGGCCGCTTTCCAGCCGGAGCTTCTGATTCTCTTTGAGCAAAGCGAGAATAATTTACACCACATTCAAATCGAGCTTTTGGAGAAATTTCCAGGCATCGCTCTCAAAGTCATTTTGGGAGACATTCTCGATGAGGGGAAGCTTCAACAGGTTTTCTCCCTGCACCGGCCCCATGTGATTTTCCACGCCGCCGCGTACAAACATGTTCCGATGATGGAGAGCAACCCATTGGGGGCGGTCCAGAACAACATCCTTGGAACCTACAACGTTATCACCATGGCCGACCGGTATAGCGCAGAAGATTTTGTGTTGATCTCCACCGACAAGGCGGTTTATCCAACGAGTGTGATGGGGGCGACCAAGCGTATTGCTGAAATGCTCGTTCAGCATTTTAATCGACGCAGCCAAACGCGGTTGGTCTCGGTCCGTTTCGGCAATGTGCTCGAGAGCAATGGGAGCGTCGTCCCGCTGTTCCGGGCCCAGATTAAAAAAGGGGGGCCGGTCACGGTCACCCATCCCGAGGTCAAACGATATTTTATTACGATTCAAGAGGCGGTCCAATTGGTATTGCACGCGGCAGTGCTTGGAGAGGGAGGCGAAACGTTCGTGCTCGATATGGGGGATCCGATCAAAGTGATCGATCTGGCGCGGACGATGATCATCCTCTCGGGGTTTTCTCCGGACGAAGAAATTCCGATCCGGATTGTCGGCTTGCGGCCGGCGGAAAAATTGGTCGAAGGACTCTTCGAGGAGGGGGAGCGGGTCGCTCAGACCCGTCATGAAAAGATCCGCCTGGCGCAGAGTGAGAAGACAACAGAAGATGTGATGGCCTACATTAAAAGGTTTTCGGCGATGGACCACAAGACCGGCGCAAGACAAATCAAGATGACCTTGCGTGAATTGATTCCCACCTACGCGTCCGATGACGTGGTCCAGCTCGCCCTGATGCCGCCGGAAACCGCCGCTGAAGAGGAGAAGCTCCCCGCGTCGATGGAATTCCACCCTTATAAAGTTCCATCCACCGGCTGACCGTATAATTTCGACAGAAGCGCTGAAAGAGCCGCCGGGATTGCCTCCGGCGGCTCTTTTTTTTACATGTGAAACGCCCGGGGGATGGTTCTAATCTTTTCACCAGGACGCCACCCTGAATGGAAAATACAAACTGGTACAACTTGTTACCTCCATGAAAAACATATTGATTAAAAGTTTAGTATCATCAACTCAGGTAGAAGCGAGAGGAGAGACGACAAGGGAACCCCTTTTCAATTATTTAGAGATAGATAGATCCGACTGAGGTTTAATATCGTCCTGAGGTTCACGCCGGCAGATTTTGGAATGAGACAGGAATAAGGCTTGTGAGGGGAGGTGGTTAAATGACCGGGATCGATCATCGCATCACCAAAATAATTCGGCGAGAATCCCGTTACTCATTTAGCTTAAGTCGATATTTAATGAATCGGGTCTAACAGCACCATTTTGGGGCCGGAATGACTGAGTCCCCGATGTCATTCGGTTCAAAAAGGCGCTCCTTCCGCTGGCCTTGATTTTGCTCAACTAAAATAGTCAGATCGACAGAAAGAGACCGAGCCCCTTCCCGATCATCGTTGTCCGCAGGCGCACTGTCCTTTAAATTACGAAGAGCGCTAATACAGATTGATACAATTTGTTACCCCGGCGCAAAGCATCTCTCTGCGATTTTTGTTAACCTGGACTTGTACATGGGAAGAGTCGAAATCGATTCGATGAGGATTGAAGATGACAGGAGAGGATAGAGAGATTTATCTTGTATTGACCGTCAGAACCGATCAGTTGACCGGCAAAGAAATTTTAGAGATTGCCGAATGTGTAAAAAAAACCGATTCCAGTGTCGAGATCCTGCTTGGATTTTCTCAACTCTTATTGAGCCTTCCGAAGAGTGCAAGAAAAAAGATTCAGAAATCGCTTTCGGAAAAAGGGTATGAGTGTCTCCGATTTCTCGACAGTGCCGATCAGAAACCGACCTATTCTCTCCGGGTGGGGGTGCATATGGAGGAACAGAGAACCTCTCTTTAACGTCAACGTCGAAGCCCTTTGGGAAGGGCGGCTTCAGTCTGGGAACAAGACCGGGTGCAGTGTTGAGAGAGACTGTCAGCGCAGATTTTTTGAGCAGGCCCTTTAAAAGGAGAGGGTCTGCAATTATTTTGAATGAAGAGCGGTCTAGCGGGTTTGAGGTTTGCTGACGGACCGGTCCAATCAAGGAGGATTCCAATGGGAAATTTATGGGAAGTCGGGGCGTTGATTGTCGGCCCCCTTGCGATCGTCGGTCTGATTGCCCAATCGATGCATTCAATTGATCGGAACCTCAGGGCTCGGCAGACCCGCATGAAAGAGAGGAAGTCGCTTTAAATCGTATCCGATCGCCTTCAATTGCCCCCTGAAAAGGAGCTTTCCGTCATTTGTCTGAAACCGGCCAAAACGAAAGACAGGTTTCATCGGCGCCCTCCAGTAGAGCCTGTTCTCCTTCAAGACCGGCGGAGAT includes the following:
- a CDS encoding polysaccharide biosynthesis protein, with translation MSLAFECFLKKARIKVRVKRAFNLALSIIALLLLVPLFLLTAVLIKLTSKGPIFFKQERIGRKFRPFQIYKFRTVEIQADEEGQPRLQITRVGRFLRSCKLDRLPQLLNVLKGEMSLVGPRPELKKHVDLFRQDYETILTVRPGMTDFATFEIRDVSLLLSQAEDPEAYYIGTVLPKKIKLAKLYVLQRSLALDLKILFTSIMTLFLGLPFPFSKKRGTQKKTFKEVAEKYRRGIILSIHAAAILLSSTLAFLLRFDGAIPQEEMKVLLTTIPLILFFRLAALQYFGLNRGLWRYASIQDLIDLGGAIFASSAAIWGTMALLQINGYPQSVFLIDAIFLLLALASLRITKRVYSILTQIEIGARRVLIIGAGNAAEMVARDMIQNPSYNRQPVAFIDDDPKKRLSKIHNIPVMGNSQELERVIEKVHPDELLIAIPSASQKRIKKIIQQCKSVGLPIKILPSLTGMLGGRVSISDIRNLDIEDLIGRSEIEIYDPQVEVKIKGRRILVTGAGGSIGSELCRQVAAFQPELLILFEQSENNLHHIQIELLEKFPGIALKVILGDILDEGKLQQVFSLHRPHVIFHAAAYKHVPMMESNPLGAVQNNILGTYNVITMADRYSAEDFVLISTDKAVYPTSVMGATKRIAEMLVQHFNRRSQTRLVSVRFGNVLESNGSVVPLFRAQIKKGGPVTVTHPEVKRYFITIQEAVQLVLHAAVLGEGGETFVLDMGDPIKVIDLARTMIILSGFSPDEEIPIRIVGLRPAEKLVEGLFEEGERVAQTRHEKIRLAQSEKTTEDVMAYIKRFSAMDHKTGARQIKMTLRELIPTYASDDVVQLALMPPETAAEEEKLPASMEFHPYKVPSTG
- a CDS encoding acetyltransferase, whose translation is MGGVLLIAGAGGHGKVVADAALSTGKWDEVMFLDDAWPGKKGNGRWGICGKIENLPEWRLRCKEAVVAIGNNRLRLIFQQRLADAGFEIASVVHPSARISPFSQVGAGSVVFANAVVNVDAIIGEGAIINTAATIDHDCRLGRGVHISPGAHLSGGVSVGEFSWIGIGGVVRELISIGSDVTVAAGAAVVADIPDGITVMGVPARPMNKNK
- a CDS encoding DegT/DnrJ/EryC1/StrS aminotransferase family protein translates to MLNTPFPPWPSFTEEESEAVRQVLLSNKVNYWTGNEGRAFEKEFAERLGCNYAIALANGTVALDLALKVLGIGSGDEVIVTPRTFLASASCIVNAGATPVFADIDADSQNITAETIRQVLTPRTRAIICVHLAGWPCEMDKIMALAKERGLYVIEDCAQAHGAKYKGRAVGTIGHIGAWSFCQDKIMSTGGEGGMLTTNDEALWSKAWSFKDHGKSWDAVYNKQHPPGFRWLHDSFGTNWRLTEMQSAIGRIQLRRLSQWVEDRRQNASSLTQCFSRIPALRVAHPPPEIEHSYYKYYVFVRPEILKSDWNRDRVLEAINAEGIPCFTGSCSEIYLEKAFDNRIRPKQRLKVAKELGETALMFLVHPTLNDTNILNTCRVVEKVMLSATHTSYHLTSV
- a CDS encoding YdcF family protein gives rise to the protein MNRNKWKVGSAALILGLLLYAAHPLYLAGIGHFFIVSDAPTKADVILVLAGGNARDERLLHAIKLWHEGYAPQIALSAVLADWQNDEDFPAWRHAMKLNILPKESLFVLGHKADSTREEAEVLLPLVQNYGFKRVIIVTSNYHTRRSKKVFQKQWAGSGIHVDVSAAPDDHFHPDDWWKHRGDSRTLFLEATKTFWYALFE